From the Arthrobacter sp. PM3 genome, one window contains:
- a CDS encoding NrtR DNA-binding winged helix domain-containing protein: MYTTAANVSERQLAPPSLAISTVIFALRPSERTGRPTLWIPLVRRIREPFKDLWALPGGPLTHSESLQDAASRNLRETTGLAPNYLEQLYAFGGLHRSPSQRVVSIVYWALVQPTEAALADESENVRWFRADRLGELAFDHNAIIDYALWRLRNKMAYGSIAYHLLGEYFTLAQVREVYEAVLDRELDPANFRRQVKATPEIEETDQYLQGGKHRPPRLYRFTGRPGLDPDNRSTP, from the coding sequence GTGTACACGACGGCAGCCAACGTCTCGGAGCGCCAGCTCGCTCCGCCGTCGCTGGCCATCTCCACGGTGATCTTTGCGCTGCGTCCCAGCGAGCGGACAGGGCGGCCCACGCTCTGGATCCCGCTGGTGCGTCGGATCCGGGAACCCTTCAAGGACCTCTGGGCGCTGCCGGGAGGCCCGCTCACCCACTCCGAATCCCTCCAGGACGCCGCGTCGCGGAACCTGCGCGAGACCACGGGCCTGGCCCCGAACTACCTCGAGCAGCTCTACGCCTTCGGCGGGCTGCACCGCTCGCCCAGCCAGCGCGTTGTCTCGATCGTGTACTGGGCACTGGTCCAGCCCACGGAAGCCGCCCTCGCGGACGAGTCGGAGAACGTGCGCTGGTTCCGGGCCGACCGGCTCGGCGAGCTCGCCTTCGACCACAACGCGATCATCGACTACGCCCTCTGGCGGCTGCGCAACAAGATGGCCTACGGCTCCATCGCGTACCACCTGCTCGGCGAATACTTCACCCTCGCCCAGGTCCGGGAGGTCTACGAGGCCGTCCTGGACCGCGAGCTCGATCCGGCCAACTTCCGCCGGCAGGTCAAGGCCACGCCGGAAATCGAAGAAACCGATCAGTACCTGCAGGGCGGCAAACACCGCCCGCCCCGCCTCTACCGCTTCACCGGCCGCCCCGGCCTTGACCCAGACAACAGGAGCACACCATGA
- a CDS encoding alpha-ketoacid dehydrogenase subunit beta codes for MQQALNRALDEVLAENPRTLIFGEDCGRLGGVFRITDGLQAKHGAQRVFDTPLAESGILGMSVGLAMAGFHPIPEVQFDGFAYPAINQIVCQVARMNYRSRGTLPMPITLRVPSFGGIRAPEHHGESLEALFAHVPGLKVVSPSNPHEAYHLLKYAATRPDPVIFMEPKSRYWQKGEVDVAKSGSPTGAKVMREGRHLTLVAWGAMVARCLQVAELAAEDGIDVEVLDLRWLKPIDAEALAASVRKTRRAVVVHEAPLTSGLGAEVAQLITQACFDTLKAPVERVTGFDVPYPSGDLEDEYIPNIDRILFGIQRVLEYKRG; via the coding sequence ATGCAGCAGGCGCTGAACCGGGCCCTGGACGAGGTCCTCGCGGAGAACCCGAGGACCCTGATCTTCGGCGAGGACTGCGGCCGGCTCGGCGGGGTCTTCCGGATCACCGACGGGTTGCAGGCCAAACACGGCGCGCAGCGGGTCTTCGACACCCCGCTGGCCGAATCCGGCATCCTCGGCATGTCCGTGGGCCTGGCCATGGCCGGCTTCCACCCCATCCCGGAGGTCCAGTTCGACGGCTTCGCCTACCCGGCCATTAACCAGATCGTGTGCCAGGTCGCCCGGATGAACTACCGCAGCCGCGGCACCCTGCCGATGCCGATCACCCTCCGGGTGCCCAGCTTCGGCGGCATCCGCGCCCCCGAACACCACGGCGAAAGCCTTGAGGCGCTCTTTGCCCACGTTCCGGGGCTCAAGGTGGTCTCGCCGTCGAACCCGCACGAGGCCTACCACCTGCTCAAGTACGCCGCGACGCGGCCGGACCCGGTGATCTTCATGGAGCCGAAGTCCCGGTACTGGCAGAAGGGCGAGGTCGATGTCGCGAAGTCCGGGTCCCCCACCGGCGCGAAGGTGATGCGCGAGGGGCGGCATCTGACCCTCGTCGCGTGGGGCGCCATGGTGGCCCGCTGCCTGCAGGTGGCCGAGCTCGCGGCGGAGGACGGGATCGACGTCGAGGTCCTGGACCTGCGCTGGCTCAAGCCGATCGACGCCGAGGCGCTGGCGGCTTCCGTGCGCAAGACGCGCCGCGCCGTCGTCGTCCACGAGGCCCCACTGACCTCCGGCCTCGGCGCCGAGGTGGCGCAGCTGATCACGCAGGCCTGCTTCGACACGCTCAAGGCCCCGGTGGAGCGGGTCACCGGTTTCGACGTCCCGTATCCCTCCGGCGATCTGGAGGATGAATACATCCCGAACATTGACCGGATCCTCTTCGGGATCCAGCGAGTATTGGAGTACAAACGTGGCTGA
- a CDS encoding amino acid permease: MTMKSTAKLPATRPAPALGHSMKPRQLTMMGLGSAIGAGLFLGSGAGIQAAGPAVLISYLVAGTLIILVMWALGEMAAANPNSGAFSVYAQKAMGKTAGATVGWLWWLQLVVVIAAEALGAAALLFTVWPVIPVWALSLIFMALFTAVNLAGVKNFGEFEFWFAILKVAAILLFLAVGAALLLGLLPDVPSPGLGNFTSDFAPAGLGGIATALFVVIFAFGGTEIVSVAAAETENPERSVAQAIRTVVWRILVFYIGSVFVIAAVLPATSPALKSPFAGVLDVARIPGAGAAITLVAVIALLSALNANLYGASRMVYSLAERGEAPRFLSKLNTARVPVLAVSVSVAFGFLAAVLELLFPDKILPALFQLVGSTCLVVWGSALVSQLILRRRADRDGTALPLRMKGFPGLTVFGLALLALIFAVGFSSPDSSKQLVSTLALVAGIAAACWIGARVSRR, translated from the coding sequence ATGACAATGAAGTCCACCGCGAAATTGCCCGCCACCCGCCCGGCCCCGGCCCTGGGGCACAGCATGAAACCGCGCCAGCTGACCATGATGGGCCTAGGCAGCGCGATCGGCGCCGGCCTGTTCCTTGGTTCAGGGGCGGGGATCCAGGCCGCCGGCCCGGCCGTGCTGATCTCCTACCTTGTCGCCGGCACACTGATCATCCTGGTCATGTGGGCACTCGGCGAGATGGCCGCCGCCAACCCCAACAGCGGCGCCTTCTCCGTCTATGCGCAAAAGGCCATGGGCAAGACCGCCGGCGCGACCGTGGGCTGGCTTTGGTGGCTGCAGCTCGTGGTGGTCATCGCGGCGGAGGCCCTGGGCGCCGCCGCGCTGCTGTTCACCGTGTGGCCGGTCATCCCCGTCTGGGCGCTGTCCCTGATCTTCATGGCCCTGTTCACGGCGGTCAACCTGGCCGGCGTGAAGAACTTCGGCGAGTTCGAGTTCTGGTTCGCCATCCTGAAGGTGGCCGCCATCCTGCTGTTCCTGGCCGTCGGCGCGGCCCTGCTGCTGGGCCTGCTGCCGGACGTGCCCTCCCCCGGCCTGGGCAACTTCACGTCCGACTTCGCCCCCGCGGGCCTCGGCGGCATCGCCACCGCGCTCTTTGTGGTGATCTTCGCCTTCGGCGGCACGGAAATCGTCAGCGTGGCGGCAGCCGAAACCGAAAATCCCGAACGCAGCGTCGCCCAGGCGATCCGCACCGTCGTCTGGCGCATCCTGGTGTTCTACATCGGATCGGTCTTCGTCATCGCCGCCGTCCTGCCCGCCACCTCGCCGGCCCTGAAGTCGCCCTTCGCCGGCGTCCTCGACGTCGCCCGCATCCCAGGCGCCGGGGCGGCGATCACCCTCGTCGCCGTCATCGCCCTGCTGTCGGCGCTAAACGCCAACCTCTACGGCGCATCCCGCATGGTGTACTCGCTCGCTGAGCGCGGCGAAGCCCCGCGGTTCCTCTCGAAGCTCAACACGGCCCGGGTTCCGGTGCTGGCCGTGAGCGTCTCCGTGGCGTTCGGGTTCCTGGCCGCCGTCCTGGAACTGCTCTTCCCGGACAAGATCCTGCCGGCCCTGTTCCAGCTGGTCGGCTCCACATGCCTGGTGGTGTGGGGCTCGGCCCTGGTCTCCCAGCTGATCCTGCGCCGCCGGGCCGACCGCGACGGCACCGCCCTGCCGCTGCGGATGAAGGGCTTCCCCGGCCTGACGGTCTTTGGCCTGGCACTCCTGGCACTGATCTTCGCCGTCGGCTTCAGCAGCCCGGACAGCAGCAAGCAGCTGGTCAGCACCCTGGCACTCGTGGCGGGCATTGCCGCGGCGTGCTGGATCGGCGCGCGCGTCAGCCGCCGTTAG
- a CDS encoding alpha/beta fold hydrolase: MSGRHTGEQHSHTVEGTDPQLYVQVHEPGHDAGLRPVLLLHGFSSSSKLNWEDTGWLAALLEAGRRVITVDLPGHGRSGAPEDMDSYSPSRIRADLLQIAFDAGVRPLRDGDPSSGLDVIGYSLGSRLAWEFGATQHELVHRLVLGGPNTADPLADFDLVAAQRYLADGTPIADESTAGLLKMAQLLPSNNIFALLSLIEAIKGEPFDPAEAVPPMPILLVAGENDERAASMPDLAAIGSRAGAMVEQITLPGRNHTNAVTSRAFKQGAISFLSV; encoded by the coding sequence ATGAGCGGCAGACACACCGGCGAACAGCATTCCCACACGGTCGAGGGCACCGACCCCCAGCTGTATGTTCAGGTGCACGAGCCCGGTCACGACGCCGGGCTCCGGCCGGTGCTGCTGCTGCACGGCTTCTCCTCCTCGTCCAAGCTCAACTGGGAGGACACCGGCTGGCTGGCCGCGCTCCTGGAGGCCGGCCGGCGCGTCATCACCGTGGACCTGCCGGGCCACGGCCGCAGCGGCGCCCCCGAGGACATGGACTCCTACTCCCCCAGCCGGATCCGTGCGGACCTGCTACAGATAGCGTTCGACGCCGGCGTGCGGCCCCTGCGCGACGGCGACCCGTCCAGCGGACTCGACGTGATCGGCTATTCGCTGGGATCCCGGCTGGCGTGGGAGTTCGGCGCCACGCAGCACGAGCTCGTGCACCGGCTGGTCCTGGGCGGACCGAACACTGCCGATCCGCTGGCGGACTTCGACCTGGTCGCCGCGCAGCGGTACTTGGCCGACGGCACCCCGATCGCGGACGAATCGACCGCCGGGCTGCTGAAGATGGCCCAGCTGCTGCCGAGCAACAACATCTTCGCGCTGCTCTCGCTCATTGAGGCCATCAAGGGCGAGCCGTTCGACCCCGCCGAGGCCGTCCCGCCCATGCCGATCCTGCTCGTGGCCGGGGAAAACGACGAGCGCGCCGCATCCATGCCGGACCTCGCCGCCATCGGCTCCCGCGCCGGCGCCATGGTGGAGCAGATCACCCTGCCCGGCCGCAACCACACCAACGCCGTCACCAGCCGCGCCTTCAAGCAGGGGGCCATCAGCTTCCTGTCGGTCTAG
- a CDS encoding thiamine pyrophosphate-dependent enzyme: MDTLLPVASGGAAGPLTAEELRELYALMVAVRHLDTSAIAWQRQGIIPGYAPELGQEAAQVGSGYAVDTTRDFVFPTYREMGVARTMGVDMVAYMSTHKATWHGGLYNPAESRLAPIQAVVAGSVLHAVGWAHGQTLDKKDGVALTYFGDGASSQGDVHEAMNFAAVMKAPVVFFVQNNGWAISVPTERQVAGGSVAARAAGYGIPALRVHGDDVAAVVDATRRAFAHARAGSGPVVIEAMTYRRGPHSTSDDPGRYRSLDEERDGAGQDPIDRLRQRLLADGLADEAFFAEALAAAKAEEERIRTGIEALGARPGTEMFDLVFQETTPALQAQAANWREESEHV; the protein is encoded by the coding sequence ATGGACACACTTCTCCCCGTGGCTTCCGGGGGCGCTGCCGGGCCCCTCACCGCCGAGGAACTCCGCGAGCTCTATGCGCTCATGGTGGCCGTCCGGCATTTGGACACCTCGGCCATCGCCTGGCAGCGGCAGGGCATCATCCCCGGATACGCGCCCGAACTCGGCCAGGAGGCGGCCCAGGTGGGCAGCGGCTATGCCGTGGACACCACCCGCGACTTCGTCTTCCCCACCTACCGCGAGATGGGCGTGGCCCGGACCATGGGCGTGGACATGGTGGCCTACATGTCCACCCATAAGGCCACCTGGCACGGCGGCCTGTACAACCCGGCGGAATCGCGGTTGGCCCCGATCCAGGCGGTCGTCGCCGGCTCCGTCCTGCACGCTGTCGGCTGGGCGCACGGCCAGACCCTGGATAAGAAGGACGGCGTCGCCCTGACGTATTTCGGCGACGGCGCCTCGTCCCAGGGCGATGTCCACGAGGCCATGAACTTCGCCGCCGTAATGAAGGCACCGGTGGTGTTCTTCGTCCAGAACAACGGCTGGGCCATCTCGGTTCCCACCGAACGGCAGGTGGCCGGCGGCTCCGTCGCCGCCCGGGCCGCCGGCTACGGCATCCCGGCGCTGCGGGTCCACGGCGACGACGTCGCCGCCGTCGTCGATGCCACCCGCCGCGCTTTCGCGCATGCCCGCGCCGGCAGCGGACCCGTCGTGATCGAGGCGATGACGTACCGCCGCGGGCCGCACTCGACCTCCGATGACCCGGGCCGCTACCGCTCCCTCGATGAGGAACGCGACGGCGCAGGGCAGGACCCGATTGACCGGCTCCGGCAGCGGCTGCTCGCCGACGGGCTCGCCGACGAGGCGTTCTTCGCCGAGGCCCTGGCCGCGGCCAAGGCCGAAGAAGAGCGGATCCGCACGGGCATCGAGGCGCTCGGCGCCCGGCCAGGCACCGAAATGTTCGACCTGGTCTTCCAGGAAACCACCCCGGCCCTGCAGGCCCAGGCTGCCAACTGGCGCGAGGAGTCCGAGCATGTCTAA
- the nadA gene encoding quinolinate synthase NadA — MSSVNTAIQLITREQATAMAGGPAANTCSPALARGPWDFDLAEALAGVPAYGPGASSADTAPASTPRQGQLPEEYKLAGDAELDARIRAAKAALGDRAVVLGHFYQRDEVVAYADFVGDSFQLANAALTRPEAEAIIFCGVHFMAETADILSRPEQAVILPNLAAGCSMADMADIDSVAECWEQLEELFGTEPDADGRVPVIPVTYMNSSAALKGFCGEHGGIVCTSSNAATVLEWAFERGQRVLFFPDQHLGRNTAKAMGVPLEQMPMWNPRKDLGGNDAQTLQDSRVILWHGFCSVHKRFNVGQIEKARAEYPGVQVIVHPECPMEVVDAADSAGSTDFIRKAIAAATEPTTFAVGTEINLVNRLAAEYPQHTIFCLDPVICPCSTMYRIHPGYLAWVLEALVRGEVVNRITVDDAVAAPAKVALERMLAARP; from the coding sequence ATGAGCAGCGTCAACACGGCCATCCAGCTGATTACGCGCGAGCAGGCCACCGCCATGGCAGGCGGCCCGGCGGCCAACACCTGCAGCCCCGCCCTGGCCCGCGGACCGTGGGACTTCGACCTCGCCGAGGCCCTCGCAGGCGTGCCCGCCTACGGTCCCGGCGCCTCCTCCGCGGACACCGCCCCCGCGTCGACTCCGCGTCAGGGACAGCTGCCGGAAGAGTACAAACTGGCCGGCGACGCCGAACTCGACGCCCGGATCCGCGCAGCCAAAGCGGCCCTGGGGGACCGCGCCGTCGTCCTGGGGCACTTCTACCAGCGCGACGAGGTGGTCGCGTACGCCGACTTCGTGGGTGACTCATTTCAGCTGGCCAACGCGGCGTTGACCCGCCCGGAGGCCGAGGCGATCATCTTCTGCGGCGTCCACTTCATGGCCGAAACCGCGGACATCCTGTCCCGGCCCGAGCAGGCCGTGATCCTGCCCAATCTCGCCGCGGGCTGCTCCATGGCGGACATGGCGGACATCGACTCGGTGGCCGAATGCTGGGAACAGTTGGAGGAACTGTTCGGCACGGAGCCCGACGCCGACGGCCGGGTGCCGGTCATTCCGGTCACCTACATGAATTCCTCGGCTGCGCTCAAGGGCTTCTGCGGCGAGCACGGAGGGATCGTCTGCACGTCCTCGAACGCCGCCACCGTGCTCGAATGGGCGTTCGAACGCGGTCAGCGCGTGCTGTTCTTCCCGGACCAGCACCTGGGCCGCAACACCGCCAAGGCCATGGGCGTCCCGCTGGAACAGATGCCCATGTGGAATCCGCGCAAGGACCTCGGCGGCAATGATGCGCAGACGCTGCAGGACTCCCGCGTGATCCTCTGGCACGGCTTCTGCTCCGTCCACAAGCGCTTCAACGTCGGCCAGATCGAGAAGGCCCGTGCCGAGTACCCCGGCGTGCAGGTCATCGTGCACCCGGAATGCCCCATGGAGGTGGTCGACGCCGCCGATTCCGCCGGGTCCACCGACTTCATCCGCAAGGCCATCGCCGCGGCCACTGAGCCCACCACCTTCGCGGTCGGTACCGAGATCAACCTCGTCAACCGGCTGGCCGCGGAATACCCGCAGCACACCATCTTCTGCCTGGACCCGGTGATCTGCCCCTGCTCGACGATGTACCGCATCCACCCCGGCTACCTTGCCTGGGTGCTCGAAGCCCTCGTCCGGGGCGAGGTCGTCAACCGCATCACCGTGGACGACGCCGTCGCCGCCCCGGCCAAGGTGGCGCTGGAACGCATGCTGGCGGCGCGGCCGTGA
- a CDS encoding Lrp/AsnC family transcriptional regulator, with protein sequence MDVDPLDAKIVRFFTDSPRASVLEASRVLKVARATVQSRLDRMQDAGVIGSWVPQPDPAQFGFPVVAFCSLTINQDLGHDAVVEALARIPELIEIHTVSGSSDLMARIAARSNPDLQRVLDAMIATKTILRSSSVIVLNTHFQGRTLPLLEAAAAGK encoded by the coding sequence ATGGACGTCGATCCGCTGGATGCAAAGATTGTCCGATTTTTCACGGACTCTCCCCGGGCGTCGGTGCTGGAGGCGTCCAGGGTGCTGAAGGTGGCCCGCGCCACCGTGCAGTCGCGGCTGGACCGGATGCAGGACGCCGGCGTGATCGGCTCCTGGGTGCCGCAGCCGGACCCGGCGCAGTTCGGCTTCCCTGTGGTGGCGTTCTGCTCCCTCACCATCAACCAGGATCTGGGGCACGACGCCGTGGTGGAGGCCCTGGCGCGGATCCCCGAACTGATTGAAATCCACACGGTCTCCGGCAGTTCGGACCTGATGGCCCGCATCGCCGCACGCTCCAATCCGGACCTGCAGCGCGTCCTCGATGCCATGATCGCCACCAAGACTATCCTGCGCTCGTCGTCCGTGATCGTGCTCAACACCCACTTCCAGGGACGCACCCTCCCGCTGCTGGAAGCGGCTGCCGCCGGAAAGTGA
- a CDS encoding biotin/lipoyl-containing protein: MAEISFPLPDLGEGLIEATVLEWLVSPGEQVERNQPLVEVETTKSAVELPSPQAGKVLRIHGGPGDKINVGEPLIVFEVPDNTAGIVGTVPREEAPKRRVRLSAVLDED, encoded by the coding sequence GTGGCTGAAATTTCCTTCCCGCTGCCGGATCTCGGCGAAGGCCTCATCGAGGCGACCGTGCTGGAATGGCTCGTGTCCCCCGGCGAGCAGGTGGAGCGCAACCAGCCGCTCGTGGAGGTCGAAACCACGAAGTCGGCCGTTGAATTGCCCAGCCCGCAGGCAGGTAAAGTGTTGCGTATCCACGGCGGGCCCGGCGACAAAATCAATGTCGGCGAGCCCCTGATTGTGTTTGAAGTGCCGGACAACACCGCCGGCATCGTGGGCACGGTCCCGAGGGAAGAGGCACCGAAGCGCCGGGTCCGCCTGAGCGCCGTACTTGATGAGGACTGA
- a CDS encoding IS30 family transposase, whose translation QYPRIQLALDAGVYFCDPHSPWQRGTNENTNRLLRHWFEKGTDLSVFTAEDLDTIADKLNNRPRPTLNLETPKQRMRQLIAAAA comes from the coding sequence CCAGTACCCCCGCATCCAGCTGGCCCTGGACGCGGGGGTGTACTTCTGCGATCCGCATTCACCCTGGCAGCGGGGTACGAACGAGAACACCAACCGGCTGCTGCGCCACTGGTTCGAGAAAGGCACCGACCTCTCGGTCTTCACCGCCGAGGACCTCGACACCATCGCCGACAAACTCAACAACCGGCCACGGCCCACCCTGAACCTCGAGACCCCAAAACAACGCATGCGCCAACTCATCGCCGCCGCAGCATGA